In Sporanaerobacter acetigenes DSM 13106, a single window of DNA contains:
- the rodA gene encoding rod shape-determining protein RodA yields the protein MFSFRKNFIKKFDFVLFITVLLLCVYGLVMIMSATASYENSRFIKVQGITVILGIVAIILLAMMDYKLLGKIYLPIYIFCNLLLIAVLIFGTGDDDWGARSWLSIGGFTFQPAELVKLGLIISLAQFIDKNKNSINEPFVLLKTLLFAAIPIGLILLQPDFGTAAVFIFFVLAMLFAAGLKLKYFGYAIAIGIISLPAIWFSLDKYQKNRIFNFLNPEHDTSGSGYQAKQSLIAIGSGKVFGRGLFKGVQTQFGYIPEKQTDLIFAVIGEELGLMGGLVLILLYFIMFYRLVRIAKNTKDTFGSLMVIGITSMMFIHIWENIGMTIGLMPITGIPLPFISYGGTFLLVNMIGIGIALSVGMRKEGLNF from the coding sequence ATGTTTAGCTTTAGAAAAAATTTCATCAAAAAATTTGATTTTGTCCTTTTTATAACCGTTTTATTGTTATGCGTATATGGACTAGTTATGATAATGAGTGCAACTGCAAGTTATGAAAATTCTCGTTTTATAAAAGTTCAGGGAATAACTGTCATATTAGGTATAGTAGCTATAATATTACTTGCTATGATGGACTATAAATTATTAGGAAAAATATACTTGCCAATATACATCTTTTGCAATTTACTACTTATAGCCGTTCTCATATTTGGTACTGGAGATGATGATTGGGGAGCAAGAAGCTGGCTTTCCATTGGTGGGTTCACATTCCAACCTGCAGAGTTGGTAAAATTAGGGCTTATTATTTCCCTAGCTCAATTCATAGATAAAAATAAGAATAGCATAAATGAGCCCTTTGTTCTTCTAAAAACATTGCTATTTGCAGCTATACCTATAGGACTCATTTTGCTTCAACCTGATTTTGGAACAGCAGCAGTTTTTATATTTTTCGTACTTGCAATGCTTTTTGCTGCGGGACTTAAATTGAAATACTTTGGCTATGCTATTGCCATTGGAATCATATCCCTACCTGCAATATGGTTCTCATTAGATAAATATCAAAAAAACAGGATATTTAACTTTCTAAATCCAGAGCATGATACCAGTGGCTCAGGATATCAAGCTAAGCAATCACTTATTGCAATAGGTTCAGGTAAAGTCTTTGGAAGAGGACTATTTAAAGGAGTTCAAACCCAATTTGGATACATTCCTGAAAAACAAACAGATCTTATATTTGCGGTCATAGGAGAAGAATTGGGACTTATGGGAGGACTTGTTCTGATATTGTTGTATTTCATTATGTTTTATAGACTTGTAAGAATTGCAAAGAACACTAAGGACACCTTTGGCTCTTTGATGGTCATAGGAATAACTTCAATGATGTTCATTCATATATGGGAAAACATAGGTATGACTATTGGTCTTATGCCTATCACAGGAATACCTCTTCCCTTTATAAGCTATGGAGGCACTTTCCTTTTAGTGAATATGATAGGCATAGGTATTGCTTTAAGCGTAGGAATGAGAAAAGAAGGATTAAACTTTTAA
- a CDS encoding PadR family transcriptional regulator, whose translation MNIQFKKGVLELCVLSMLLERDYYGYELVEHISKHIDISEGTIYPLLRRLKTDGFVKTYLKESQEGPPRKYYTITEEGKKACDELIFEWNHFVQGVNTIIKGDRNE comes from the coding sequence ATGAATATTCAATTTAAAAAAGGAGTTTTAGAACTTTGCGTACTTTCAATGCTACTAGAAAGAGACTATTATGGCTATGAACTGGTAGAGCATATTTCTAAACATATAGATATTTCTGAAGGGACTATATATCCTCTTTTGCGAAGACTTAAAACTGATGGATTTGTAAAAACTTATTTAAAAGAATCTCAAGAAGGGCCTCCAAGGAAATATTATACTATAACTGAAGAAGGTAAAAAAGCTTGTGATGAATTGATTTTCGAATGGAATCATTTTGTTCAAGGAGTAAATACTATTATAAAGGGGGATAGAAATGAATAG
- the map gene encoding type I methionyl aminopeptidase — protein sequence MVIIKTMEEIEKMQKAGEILANCHKEIAKIIKPGISTLEIDEFAEEYMKKHGSTPEQKGYEGYPFATCASVNNEICHGFPNKKPLKNGDIVTIDMVVNLDGWLADSAWSYAVGDISLEAEKLLKVTKNALYIGIEKAVIGNRIGDISHAIQEYVEGEGFSVVRDFVGHGIGRNMHEDPQVPHFGRPGRGLRLMEGMVLTIEPMVNVGTYRCKIDENQWTARTLDGKLSAQYEHTLAITKDGPIIITKQ from the coding sequence ATGGTAATAATAAAGACTATGGAAGAAATTGAAAAGATGCAAAAAGCAGGAGAAATACTTGCAAATTGTCATAAGGAAATTGCTAAAATAATCAAACCAGGTATTTCCACACTAGAGATAGATGAGTTTGCAGAAGAATATATGAAAAAGCATGGTTCAACACCAGAGCAAAAGGGTTATGAAGGATATCCATTTGCTACCTGTGCTTCTGTAAACAATGAAATATGTCATGGTTTTCCAAACAAGAAGCCGTTGAAGAATGGAGATATTGTGACTATAGATATGGTTGTGAATTTAGATGGATGGCTTGCAGACTCTGCATGGTCCTATGCGGTTGGAGATATTTCACTTGAAGCAGAGAAACTTTTGAAAGTAACTAAAAATGCATTGTATATAGGAATAGAAAAAGCAGTTATAGGCAATAGGATAGGAGATATTTCTCATGCTATACAGGAGTATGTAGAAGGTGAAGGTTTTTCTGTTGTGAGAGACTTTGTTGGGCATGGTATTGGGAGAAACATGCATGAAGACCCTCAAGTTCCTCATTTTGGTCGCCCTGGAAGGGGACTTAGACTTATGGAAGGAATGGTTTTGACTATTGAACCAATGGTTAATGTAGGCACATACCGTTGTAAAATTGATGAAAATCAATGGACAGCCAGAACATTAGATGGGAAATTGTCAGCTCAATATGAACATACATTAGCCATAACTAAAGATGGTCCTATAATTATAACTAAGCAATAA
- a CDS encoding ABC transporter permease, giving the protein MYDKVSKEHEEYLKKIKKRKRAILITQILILVIWLAQWEITARLGWIDTFLTSHPSGIWNLFINYTKNGGLFYHVGISVLETIIGFLVGTILGVLIAILLWWSDFLAKVLDPYLVVLNSLPKTALAPIIILWVGAGYSGIIVTAITVSIVITIMNVYNGFISVDEDKIKLLQTFGATKFQVLKKVVLPSSIPTIISTLKVNIGLSWVGVIVGEFLVSKAGIGYLIVYGGQVFKLDLVMMSVFILAIISALMYQLIAFFENKFTKWQQ; this is encoded by the coding sequence ATGTATGATAAAGTTTCTAAAGAGCATGAAGAGTATTTGAAAAAAATAAAAAAGAGGAAAAGAGCTATACTCATCACCCAAATACTCATTTTAGTCATATGGTTAGCCCAATGGGAAATAACAGCGAGGCTTGGATGGATAGATACATTTTTGACTAGTCATCCATCAGGAATATGGAATCTATTTATCAACTACACTAAAAATGGCGGCTTATTTTATCATGTAGGTATATCAGTCCTTGAAACTATAATTGGTTTCTTGGTAGGAACAATTTTAGGAGTATTGATAGCTATACTTCTCTGGTGGTCAGACTTTTTGGCAAAAGTGCTGGATCCGTATTTAGTAGTTTTAAATAGTCTACCTAAAACAGCTCTTGCCCCTATAATCATACTATGGGTAGGAGCAGGATATAGTGGAATCATCGTGACAGCTATTACAGTATCCATAGTCATCACCATAATGAATGTCTACAATGGTTTCATAAGTGTAGATGAAGATAAAATAAAATTACTTCAAACCTTTGGTGCCACAAAATTTCAAGTACTAAAAAAAGTAGTATTACCTTCAAGTATACCTACTATCATCAGCACTTTAAAAGTAAATATTGGCCTTTCCTGGGTAGGTGTCATTGTAGGAGAGTTCCTTGTATCTAAAGCAGGTATTGGGTACTTGATTGTATATGGAGGCCAAGTATTTAAGCTAGATTTAGTCATGATGAGCGTATTTATATTAGCTATAATATCTGCACTAATGTATCAACTAATAGCATTCTTTGAAAACAAATTTACGAAGTGGCAGCAATAA
- a CDS encoding S41 family peptidase — protein sequence MSYDDKIHDELDDFVESAKELKNEEIFILDIRNNLGGISNYPMGWYENFTGKEPSSEKFFAKLNTKTIYNLFLDIENKSDIPNHELSDEVKSKLSGKEKELVNGAWYTGYYTENRFDNEPLVIVLINNNVASAGEEFVSYLRTLNNVLFIGTNTSGAVLIGSNTSWYLPNSNIAINSGTNINLPPTMENMDGKGFYPDLWVNSEDIVDRVINFINKYDLSNINIGGTDNEK from the coding sequence ATGTCCTATGACGATAAAATTCATGATGAACTTGATGATTTTGTAGAAAGTGCCAAAGAATTAAAAAATGAAGAAATATTCATTCTTGATATTAGAAACAATTTAGGGGGTATTTCCAACTATCCTATGGGTTGGTACGAAAACTTTACAGGTAAAGAACCATCTTCTGAAAAGTTTTTTGCTAAATTAAATACTAAAACTATATATAATCTTTTTTTAGATATCGAAAATAAAAGTGATATTCCAAATCATGAACTATCAGATGAAGTTAAGTCTAAACTAAGCGGCAAAGAAAAAGAACTTGTTAATGGGGCTTGGTATACTGGTTATTATACTGAAAATAGGTTTGACAATGAACCTTTGGTTATAGTACTTATAAATAATAATGTGGCATCAGCTGGAGAAGAATTTGTAAGCTATTTAAGAACTTTAAATAATGTGCTTTTTATAGGAACAAACACTAGTGGAGCAGTACTAATTGGAAGTAACACTAGTTGGTATCTACCCAATTCTAATATTGCTATTAATTCAGGTACCAATATCAACCTTCCCCCCACTATGGAAAATATGGATGGTAAAGGTTTTTACCCCGATTTATGGGTTAATTCCGAAGATATTGTTGATAGAGTTATTAATTTTATAAATAAATATGATTTAAGTAATATTAATATAGGGGGTACTGATAATGAGAAGTAA
- a CDS encoding ABC transporter ATP-binding protein encodes MEENKIVEIKNISMTYHTLEGETEAIKNIVLDVYRGEIVSLVGPSGCGKSTLLSIIAGLIEPTKGKVLINGKIVNGPSSETGYMFQRDHLFEWRNILQNVLIGLEIQGKVNEESLQYAEKLLDTYGLGDFKYNFPRQLSGGMRQRVALIRTLVIKPDLLLLDEPFSALDYQTRLAIADEVGIILKNEKKTAIMVTHDIAEAISMSDRVVVMSKRPATIKDIIPIKLSCPNGIRTPMKCREAPEFRHYFNKIWKELDVHV; translated from the coding sequence ATGGAGGAAAATAAAATTGTTGAAATTAAAAATATAAGTATGACCTATCATACTCTCGAAGGTGAAACCGAAGCTATTAAAAATATAGTTCTAGATGTATATAGAGGCGAAATAGTGTCTCTTGTAGGACCTAGTGGATGTGGAAAATCTACACTTCTTTCTATAATAGCAGGACTTATTGAGCCTACAAAAGGAAAAGTCCTTATCAATGGGAAAATAGTCAATGGACCATCTAGCGAAACAGGATATATGTTTCAAAGAGATCATCTATTTGAATGGAGAAATATTCTTCAAAATGTTCTTATTGGTCTTGAAATTCAAGGAAAAGTAAATGAAGAAAGTTTGCAGTATGCAGAAAAACTTCTTGATACTTATGGCTTAGGAGATTTTAAATACAATTTCCCAAGACAACTTTCTGGAGGCATGAGGCAAAGAGTAGCTCTCATAAGAACCCTTGTCATAAAACCGGACTTATTGCTATTAGACGAGCCTTTTTCTGCTTTAGACTATCAGACTAGACTTGCAATAGCTGATGAAGTTGGAATTATACTGAAAAATGAAAAGAAAACAGCAATCATGGTCACTCATGATATAGCTGAAGCCATAAGTATGTCTGATAGAGTTGTAGTTATGTCAAAAAGGCCTGCTACTATAAAAGATATAATCCCTATTAAACTTAGTTGCCCAAATGGAATTAGAACTCCTATGAAATGTAGGGAAGCACCCGAGTTTAGACACTATTTTAATAAGATATGGAAGGAGCTAGATGTCCATGTATGA
- a CDS encoding S41 family peptidase has product MRSKNRKKLLFYVLTFILVSTTLAGCSSNKDSVATINRELTVEEKVEDFEYMYKTLEENYPFFKVNERVNRINWLANKDEYKKRIKETRNDEEFANELNMILCELNNDHTHLLSKDAFDSYYKLYAYKADKYNKPWGKVLDNKKVKARYNFTEKNLEELKNENYLQNSKPAFKSDIIIPNDVAYIKVKQMDGFRIEEDGVEIRKFLESIKDYPKLIVDIRGNGGGSDYYWVKNIVQPLINKPLSVDYYLFAKGGEDSQKFYKARKMNLKDISTLDENLIHKFPEEISTDFKYYKLSTDKIKPKNPVGFKGKIYLLVNSGVYSSSESFASFAKGSGFATLVGGRTGGDGIGIDPLLFSLPNSGLVVRYSSLLCLNPDYTINEEVQTTPDIELSPFSPVDHKYDKCIQYVINDEI; this is encoded by the coding sequence ATGAGAAGTAAAAATAGAAAAAAGTTGTTATTCTATGTTTTGACATTTATATTGGTTTCAACAACCCTTGCTGGTTGTTCTTCTAATAAAGATAGTGTAGCTACAATTAATAGAGAACTAACTGTGGAAGAAAAAGTTGAAGATTTTGAGTATATGTACAAAACATTAGAAGAAAATTATCCTTTTTTTAAAGTCAACGAAAGAGTAAATAGAATAAATTGGTTAGCAAATAAAGATGAATACAAAAAAAGAATCAAAGAAACAAGGAATGACGAAGAATTTGCTAATGAATTAAATATGATATTATGTGAATTAAACAATGATCATACTCATTTATTATCAAAAGATGCTTTTGATTCTTATTATAAACTTTATGCTTACAAAGCTGATAAATATAATAAACCTTGGGGTAAGGTATTAGATAATAAAAAAGTTAAAGCTAGATATAATTTTACTGAAAAGAATTTAGAAGAACTAAAAAATGAAAATTATTTACAGAATAGTAAACCTGCATTTAAATCTGATATTATCATTCCCAATGATGTAGCTTATATAAAAGTTAAGCAAATGGATGGGTTTCGAATAGAAGAAGATGGAGTTGAAATAAGAAAGTTTCTTGAAAGCATAAAAGATTATCCTAAGCTAATTGTAGATATTAGAGGAAATGGTGGAGGTTCTGATTATTACTGGGTAAAAAACATAGTCCAACCTCTTATAAATAAACCTCTTTCAGTAGACTACTACTTATTTGCAAAAGGCGGTGAGGACAGCCAAAAATTCTACAAAGCTAGAAAAATGAATTTAAAAGATATAAGTACTCTAGATGAAAATTTAATACACAAGTTTCCTGAAGAAATAAGTACTGATTTTAAATATTATAAATTATCAACCGATAAAATAAAACCTAAAAATCCTGTAGGTTTTAAAGGAAAAATCTATTTGTTAGTGAACTCTGGAGTATACTCTTCTTCTGAAAGTTTTGCTTCCTTTGCAAAGGGAAGTGGATTTGCCACATTGGTAGGAGGAAGAACTGGTGGAGACGGTATAGGAATAGACCCTTTACTGTTTTCATTGCCTAATAGTGGGCTAGTAGTACGATATAGTAGTCTATTATGTTTGAATCCGGACTATACCATAAATGAAGAAGTTCAGACAACTCCCGATATTGAACTTTCCCCATTCTCCCCAGTTGACCACAAATATGATAAATGTATTCAATATGTAATAAATGATGAAATATAA
- a CDS encoding tetratricopeptide repeat protein — MKSYLTDFDRRYNYIILAENFYLDDSKEKAVKFYLKALDFPGDEDETIDILYNIAFIYDEMDNLEGALKAYSGVVDIDDEESGAFYGMATIYERMGNKEKALESYLKAVEINPEYDRAYFYIANIYDDMGEKKKAINYYKKVIELSPNDYIAYNNLGSIYEEIKQYDMAYEMVKKSIEINSDYYKALFNMGVIYKKMSNYKKAVEYYNKSIAKNNTYPYSFLNKSVIYIEQGKIKEAIEVLTEGINYNPEAEYLYYNRACCYSKLNKKDEAIKDLRKSVLLYPEFIDIMKIDEDLENLYEDERFIEIINKRAKE; from the coding sequence ATGAAAAGTTACTTAACTGATTTTGACAGAAGATATAATTATATAATACTAGCTGAAAATTTTTATTTGGATGATTCTAAAGAAAAAGCTGTGAAATTTTATTTAAAAGCATTGGATTTTCCTGGTGATGAAGATGAAACCATAGATATTTTGTATAATATAGCATTTATTTATGATGAAATGGATAATTTAGAAGGAGCACTGAAGGCTTATAGCGGAGTAGTGGATATAGATGATGAAGAATCGGGAGCTTTTTATGGTATGGCAACAATATATGAAAGAATGGGAAACAAGGAAAAGGCTCTAGAAAGTTATTTAAAAGCTGTAGAAATAAATCCCGAATATGATAGAGCCTATTTTTATATAGCTAATATATATGATGATATGGGAGAAAAAAAGAAAGCTATAAATTATTATAAAAAAGTAATTGAACTATCTCCAAACGATTATATAGCCTATAACAATCTAGGTTCTATCTATGAAGAGATAAAACAATATGATATGGCCTATGAAATGGTAAAAAAAAGCATTGAAATAAATTCAGATTACTATAAGGCTCTCTTCAATATGGGAGTCATATATAAAAAAATGAGCAATTATAAAAAAGCTGTAGAGTATTACAATAAATCAATAGCTAAAAACAATACATATCCCTATTCTTTTTTAAATAAATCTGTTATATATATAGAACAGGGAAAAATTAAAGAAGCAATTGAAGTTTTGACTGAAGGAATTAACTACAATCCTGAAGCAGAATATCTTTATTACAATAGAGCTTGTTGTTATTCAAAGTTAAATAAAAAAGATGAGGCCATAAAGGATTTGAGAAAGTCAGTACTTTTGTATCCTGAATTCATAGATATAATGAAAATTGATGAAGATTTAGAAAATCTCTATGAAGATGAGAGATTTATTGAAATAATAAATAAAAGGGCAAAAGAATAA
- a CDS encoding DUF4097 family beta strand repeat-containing protein gives MNIKKFVAIFAGVALVAFGIAFLSYNLSGGHISYGINGNRKKFKGMNIKSDGSKVKIGLDGINIEDEDGTKVQINPGGIYVNDGDDVVDISPNGIIVNEEEVDIDEYNHSSDTKNTKKENVNEEKTEDIVGIKDIIVETNFVDINFIPESRDDIKIIYSGTIKANYIPKLKTKKSDDTLYISAKKEDNNLSQNVSYSNLKLDIHIPENYKENMKIVSTSGDVNLSKMNFNDLNLATVSGDINLNDLNLKDLVVSTTSGDIDSLNISADKNMFNSTSGDIEIKNLIGSVQTNTVSGDIEISYKNFNDNIIAATVSGDVNITLPKKSEFQISAQTTSGDLKSNFPITIQGKHKNSLEGTVGSSENKINIGTVSGDVNIYSK, from the coding sequence ATGAACATTAAAAAATTTGTTGCCATTTTTGCAGGGGTAGCTCTTGTAGCTTTTGGCATTGCTTTTCTATCATACAATTTGTCAGGGGGACATATAAGCTATGGCATTAATGGCAATAGAAAAAAATTCAAGGGAATGAATATCAAATCTGATGGTTCTAAAGTTAAAATAGGATTAGATGGTATAAATATAGAAGATGAGGATGGAACTAAAGTACAAATAAATCCCGGTGGAATCTATGTAAATGACGGAGATGATGTGGTAGATATTTCACCAAATGGAATTATAGTCAATGAAGAAGAAGTAGACATTGATGAATATAATCATTCATCAGATACTAAAAATACAAAAAAAGAAAATGTAAATGAAGAAAAAACTGAAGATATAGTAGGTATCAAAGATATAATTGTTGAGACTAATTTTGTAGATATAAACTTCATACCCGAAAGTCGAGATGATATAAAAATAATATATAGTGGGACTATAAAGGCAAATTATATACCTAAATTAAAGACAAAAAAATCTGATGACACTCTTTATATATCTGCCAAGAAAGAAGATAACAATCTATCACAAAACGTGAGCTATTCAAATTTAAAATTAGATATTCATATTCCTGAAAACTATAAAGAAAATATGAAAATCGTCTCAACTTCTGGTGATGTGAATTTATCCAAAATGAATTTTAATGATTTGAATTTAGCTACTGTTTCAGGAGATATAAATTTAAATGATTTGAACCTTAAAGATTTAGTAGTGAGTACAACTTCAGGGGATATTGATTCTTTAAATATTTCAGCCGATAAAAATATGTTCAATTCTACTTCTGGTGACATTGAAATTAAAAATCTCATAGGAAGTGTACAAACAAATACTGTTTCAGGAGATATTGAAATTTCCTACAAGAATTTTAACGACAATATCATTGCTGCTACTGTTTCAGGAGATGTAAATATAACTCTGCCAAAAAAATCAGAATTCCAAATTAGTGCACAAACTACTTCAGGAGATTTGAAAAGTAATTTTCCTATAACTATTCAAGGAAAGCATAAAAATAGTCTTGAAGGCACCGTTGGATCTTCCGAAAACAAAATAAATATTGGCACAGTTTCAGGAGATGTAAATATATATTCAAAGTAA
- the nudC gene encoding NAD(+) diphosphatase, giving the protein MKNYISFEPSIQPEITNENDMYFLFDQNKMMIKKDKKYLDIIRYQDIVNMNIKIENVQYMGTLNGENCFSAGIKKIDSSIDDSQFMDLKSLMLILDENLFLAASKSYLLLNWEKSHKHCGVCGFPMKRKESLSERALICPKCGYTTWPRTSPAIIVAVTKGEKLLLAHNKNFSHGMYSVIAGFVELGETFEQCVKREVFEEVGIQIDNIKYFGSQPWPFPNSMMVGFTAEYSGGQIVEDGKEIVHADWFSKDEIPGMYRESKSIGSELIKWFIETH; this is encoded by the coding sequence ATGAAAAATTATATTTCTTTTGAACCATCAATACAACCAGAAATTACAAATGAAAATGATATGTATTTTTTATTTGACCAAAACAAGATGATGATTAAAAAAGACAAGAAATATCTTGATATAATTAGATATCAAGATATTGTAAATATGAATATTAAAATTGAAAATGTTCAATATATGGGAACATTAAATGGAGAAAACTGTTTTTCAGCAGGAATTAAAAAAATAGATTCTTCAATAGATGATAGTCAATTTATGGATTTGAAATCACTTATGTTGATACTTGATGAAAATCTATTTTTAGCAGCTTCTAAAAGCTATTTGTTGTTAAATTGGGAAAAAAGTCATAAACACTGTGGGGTATGTGGCTTTCCTATGAAAAGAAAGGAAAGTTTATCTGAAAGAGCCCTTATTTGTCCTAAATGCGGATATACTACTTGGCCTAGAACATCTCCTGCTATAATTGTGGCCGTCACTAAAGGAGAGAAGCTATTACTAGCTCACAATAAAAATTTTTCTCATGGAATGTATAGTGTTATAGCTGGATTTGTGGAACTTGGAGAAACTTTTGAACAATGTGTAAAAAGAGAAGTATTTGAAGAAGTGGGAATCCAAATAGACAATATAAAATACTTTGGAAGTCAGCCTTGGCCTTTTCCAAATTCTATGATGGTAGGATTTACTGCTGAATATTCAGGAGGACAAATAGTTGAAGATGGCAAAGAAATAGTACATGCTGATTGGTTTAGCAAAGATGAAATTCCAGGAATGTACAGAGAATCTAAAAGTATAGGCTCAGAACTTATAAAATGGTTTATAGAAACTCATTAG
- a CDS encoding DUF1700 domain-containing protein, with protein MNRKEFIGTLRANLKGLPQEEIDDIIYDYEEHFRIGLSQGKFEEDIARELGDPRNIAKMYKVSSKIDEAESNPSPKNLLKAMFSAMALGIFNFIIVLGPFIVIIALLIGLYGISVGLVAGGIGAVFGTILIPLSCYPFSYYDVNLGVHPVTSVSLGIGLTCLGVLLFMASLYLTKLLYKGTVKYLKWNIDTIKK; from the coding sequence ATGAATAGAAAAGAATTTATAGGAACTTTAAGAGCTAATTTAAAGGGCCTACCACAAGAAGAAATAGATGACATAATTTATGACTACGAAGAACACTTTCGTATTGGACTATCTCAAGGAAAATTTGAAGAAGATATTGCTAGGGAATTGGGGGATCCAAGGAATATTGCTAAAATGTACAAAGTTTCTTCAAAAATTGATGAAGCCGAAAGCAATCCTTCACCGAAAAATTTACTTAAAGCCATGTTTTCAGCTATGGCTCTGGGAATTTTTAATTTTATTATAGTTTTAGGACCTTTTATTGTCATAATAGCTTTGCTCATTGGACTGTATGGTATATCTGTAGGATTAGTTGCAGGAGGTATAGGTGCAGTATTTGGAACAATTTTAATCCCACTGTCTTGTTATCCGTTCTCCTATTATGATGTAAATTTAGGTGTTCATCCAGTCACATCTGTTTCACTGGGAATAGGATTAACTTGCTTGGGAGTATTGCTGTTTATGGCCAGCCTTTACTTAACTAAGCTACTATATAAAGGCACCGTAAAGTATCTTAAGTGGAATATTGATACAATAAAAAAATAG
- a CDS encoding thymidine kinase: MHQYKGRLIIHTGSMFSGKTSSLEKDIKRFKIAGYKTLAFKPIVDSRYAKNEIVTHDLTYIDAILVKNMGEIEEYCGEIEPDVIAIDEIQFLGGETREIVKGINQFLTNGCTVVVAGLDMDYTGKPFEIIKELMPISDYLYKHHAVCAKCGSDAWVSHRKTKDEERIKIGASNEYEPLCRKCFLEEDKKKNI, translated from the coding sequence TTGCATCAGTACAAAGGAAGACTAATAATACATACAGGCTCTATGTTTTCGGGAAAAACTTCAAGTTTGGAGAAAGATATAAAGAGATTTAAAATTGCGGGATATAAGACCCTTGCATTTAAGCCTATAGTAGACAGTAGATATGCCAAGAATGAAATAGTGACTCATGATTTGACCTATATAGATGCAATTTTAGTAAAAAACATGGGTGAAATAGAGGAATATTGCGGTGAAATAGAACCTGATGTTATAGCTATAGATGAAATACAATTTTTAGGAGGAGAAACCAGAGAAATAGTTAAAGGTATAAATCAATTTTTGACAAATGGATGTACTGTAGTGGTAGCTGGACTTGATATGGATTATACAGGGAAACCTTTTGAAATCATAAAAGAACTTATGCCCATATCAGACTATTTATATAAGCATCATGCTGTATGTGCGAAATGTGGTTCAGATGCTTGGGTGAGCCATAGAAAGACAAAAGATGAGGAAAGGATAAAGATAGGTGCTTCTAATGAATATGAGCCATTGTGCAGAAAATGTTTTTTAGAGGAAGACAAAAAGAAAAATATATAA